One genomic segment of candidate division KSB1 bacterium includes these proteins:
- a CDS encoding GEVED domain-containing protein has protein sequence MRSTTVTRALGNEQGFSSRPIVRLGKRATFLTWAGLVLATMWTTTPATGQAAGTLLSAYFGVSLRLAPAPSQEAHAYAPTGLPFDLSSFVPRLCPPGLDMLIPTSNSSGSDWYGYWSSTSISGHEDYWGQWPSGSEPYDVEAYYASVDQDNFYIAVVTSCPGPQAGGIHETRSGLNVWIRPGDLALDMGLNSLRTTGGDNWRYDFGVDIVHEKKPDPWVGSYSTVMYDNSVGSELYRTNNSDWYTSCDRYATTAHKEYTNFDPLAADFSGTLLGTAAEGVQTAYYQYDLNHDGQLDEQDLECGYATYVVEAIIPRALLGADNPQPGDTVKVRWVEGCRNDGNSNRGVAFLVVVLDASLGDRVWMDLNRNGIQEEGEEGIEGVAVYLLSEAGQPLDSTSTNENGLYAFYNLLPGSYRLKFVLPRGYGFSRPNQGSDDELDSDVDPYTGLTEVVTLIEGENNFTLDAGACRCSDFGDAPDPTYPTLLSSNGAHHTLGDVWMGATVDAEWDGQPVDGDSAGVDDEDGVEFLGSSPVAGGPYQLPYRPGWYGAVRITVGGTADIAYLHGWYDWNGDGDWNDAGERLFTGYPVSGAGVYTVEFAVPSGAKAGGSWSRFRIDEDNTSSQPTGGALNGEVEDYDPTAAPVEEQLLLDFGDAPDTTYPSHWINDGAAHVIGDIWLGSGVSDELDTKQIDLDEYDDGINFLGYAADRGGPFINGGSFSPGDYAAIEWIASGNISEENPASLHIWIDWDRSGSWEHPGEVVVDTTIVSTGSGTAVFRAPEWLAGQPLGTTWLRARLDRAPVGTQTPTGLADNGEVEDYGDLLVDIELSSFQASGEIGKVVLSWQTESETENLGFHLYRAQEERGSYQRITRELIPGAGTSSEKRSYTFEDTDVQEGMTYYYRLADVDFRGAMRFHGPVSATVRSAPRSYELEQNYPNPFNPTTTIGFTLPEQGHATIRVYNMLGQQVKTLVDGQLQPRRHVVSWDGTDDQGNAVPTGLYVYTLTVNGYRATRKMAFTK, from the coding sequence ATGAGAAGCACAACTGTCACCAGAGCTTTGGGAAATGAACAGGGATTCTCAAGCCGGCCCATCGTGAGGCTCGGCAAGAGAGCGACCTTTTTGACATGGGCGGGGTTGGTGTTGGCGACCATGTGGACTACCACGCCAGCCACTGGGCAGGCGGCGGGGACCTTGCTGAGCGCTTACTTCGGGGTATCGCTCCGCTTGGCACCAGCTCCGTCGCAAGAGGCGCACGCATATGCACCCACGGGGCTGCCTTTCGACCTGTCCAGCTTTGTGCCAAGGCTGTGCCCTCCGGGTTTGGATATGCTGATCCCGACCAGCAATTCTTCTGGCAGCGACTGGTACGGCTACTGGAGCTCGACCTCGATTTCTGGCCATGAGGACTACTGGGGACAGTGGCCGTCCGGCTCCGAGCCCTATGACGTCGAAGCCTATTATGCCAGCGTCGACCAGGACAATTTCTACATCGCCGTGGTGACCTCCTGTCCAGGTCCGCAGGCAGGGGGAATCCACGAGACGCGCAGCGGCCTCAATGTGTGGATAAGGCCAGGGGACCTGGCGCTGGACATGGGGCTCAATTCGCTCCGCACCACCGGTGGGGATAACTGGCGCTACGACTTTGGCGTGGATATCGTCCATGAGAAGAAGCCGGATCCCTGGGTGGGATCATACTCCACGGTGATGTACGACAACAGTGTGGGCAGCGAGCTGTACCGCACCAACAACAGCGACTGGTACACCAGCTGTGACAGGTACGCAACCACCGCACACAAGGAGTACACGAACTTTGACCCATTGGCCGCCGATTTCTCCGGCACTCTGTTGGGGACCGCTGCCGAGGGGGTGCAAACGGCCTACTACCAGTACGACCTGAACCACGACGGGCAGTTGGACGAACAAGACCTGGAGTGTGGGTACGCCACCTACGTGGTGGAGGCGATCATCCCGCGGGCGCTGCTCGGCGCAGACAACCCGCAGCCAGGCGACACGGTCAAGGTCCGCTGGGTGGAGGGATGCCGCAACGATGGCAATAGCAATCGGGGCGTTGCCTTCTTAGTGGTGGTTCTTGATGCCTCCTTGGGCGATCGAGTGTGGATGGACCTCAATCGCAACGGTATCCAAGAGGAAGGCGAAGAAGGCATCGAAGGAGTGGCTGTCTATCTGCTCTCGGAAGCCGGGCAGCCGTTAGATTCTACCTCCACCAACGAGAACGGGCTGTATGCGTTCTACAACCTGTTGCCGGGGAGTTACCGGCTGAAGTTCGTCCTCCCCCGAGGCTATGGCTTTTCGCGGCCAAACCAGGGCAGCGACGACGAGCTGGACTCGGATGTGGATCCCTATACAGGCCTCACTGAGGTGGTCACTCTCATCGAGGGCGAAAACAACTTCACTCTGGACGCCGGGGCCTGCCGCTGCTCAGACTTTGGCGATGCGCCGGACCCAACCTACCCCACCTTGCTGAGCAGCAACGGTGCCCATCACACCCTGGGTGATGTCTGGATGGGTGCCACGGTCGATGCCGAATGGGATGGCCAGCCTGTGGACGGTGACTCCGCCGGGGTGGATGACGAAGATGGCGTAGAGTTCCTTGGCTCCTCCCCGGTTGCCGGGGGGCCGTATCAGCTTCCCTATCGGCCCGGCTGGTATGGTGCCGTGCGCATTACCGTCGGCGGCACGGCTGACATTGCCTACCTTCATGGGTGGTACGATTGGAACGGCGACGGCGACTGGAATGACGCAGGCGAAAGGCTCTTCACTGGGTACCCCGTTTCTGGTGCGGGTGTGTACACCGTGGAGTTTGCCGTGCCGAGCGGCGCAAAGGCCGGCGGGAGCTGGTCGCGCTTCCGTATTGACGAGGACAATACCAGCAGCCAGCCCACCGGAGGGGCGCTGAACGGTGAGGTGGAGGACTATGACCCCACTGCCGCGCCGGTGGAGGAGCAGCTGCTGCTTGACTTTGGTGACGCCCCGGACACGACCTATCCCAGTCATTGGATCAACGACGGCGCCGCGCATGTGATCGGCGACATCTGGTTAGGCTCTGGGGTGAGCGACGAGCTGGACACCAAGCAGATCGACCTCGATGAGTACGATGACGGCATCAATTTCCTCGGCTACGCGGCGGATCGAGGCGGCCCGTTCATTAACGGCGGCAGCTTTTCGCCCGGCGACTATGCAGCCATCGAGTGGATCGCCAGCGGCAATATCTCCGAGGAGAATCCGGCCTCCCTGCACATCTGGATCGACTGGGATCGCAGTGGCTCCTGGGAGCACCCTGGCGAGGTGGTCGTGGACACGACCATCGTCAGTACGGGGAGCGGCACCGCGGTGTTTCGCGCGCCCGAATGGCTGGCAGGCCAGCCGCTGGGTACAACCTGGCTCCGCGCTCGGCTGGACCGCGCTCCGGTAGGAACGCAAACTCCCACCGGCCTGGCCGACAATGGCGAAGTGGAAGACTACGGTGACCTGCTTGTGGACATCGAGCTGAGCAGTTTCCAGGCCTCAGGAGAAATTGGTAAAGTGGTCCTGAGCTGGCAGACGGAGAGCGAGACAGAGAACCTAGGCTTCCACCTCTACCGCGCCCAGGAAGAGCGCGGCAGCTATCAGAGAATCACGAGGGAGTTGATTCCGGGTGCGGGGACCAGCAGTGAGAAGCGCTCCTACACCTTTGAGGACACGGACGTGCAGGAGGGTATGACCTACTACTACCGCCTGGCAGACGTGGACTTCCGCGGCGCCATGCGCTTCCATGGGCCTGTCTCGGCGACGGTGCGCTCTGCGCCCCGCAGCTACGAGTTGGAGCAGAACTACCCGAACCCGTTCAACCCAACTACCACGATTGGCTTCACCTTGCCGGAACAGGGTCATGCAACGATCAGGGTCTACAACATGCTCGGCCAACAGGTGAAGACGTTGGTGGACGGCCAGCTTCAGCCGCGGCGCCATGTCGTCTCGTGGGACGGGACCGATGACCAGGGTAATGCAGTGCCTACAGGGTTGTACGTCTATACCCTCACGGTGAACGGTTACCGTGCGACGCGCAAGATGGCTTTCACCAAGTGA
- a CDS encoding GEVED domain-containing protein has protein sequence MEVRMVKKRGWPARWMTLAAIVATAWVWADAWAQAPDFSHNLLECQGSVVGQLVPDVLIFGMATRGEVMTFTLHIINSGSADVPSRDNPPIRFEIFNYASRLQEVQVLSIPPGATVNSIVTDSIIVENIACAAGDTVRIVWSGVVRDPGPEPQGYRNWISTHMTPQYYATTPGWYARREPAAYFRMEGVPGSIGDQVFEDVDGDGVPEAGEPGIARVVLKLYRDTDGSGTLDAAADELVASTATSESGSYQFTGLVPGVYFVDVDETTLPPAMSLTYGHDPAGPIELAYGAAYDEADFGYHRDEGALDFGDAIDPRYPTYLANNGPRHRIGDLYLGGWVNTESDCKQTNMDEWDDGVVFLGSSPISGGRYEMPYVSGTWGAVQITVRGAPRQTAYVDGWIDWNLDGDWDDEYEHVVDVAVPIPNVYVVEFWVPEGAPAGDTWARFRVYERDYDSYVGFAELGEVEDYFLLDGQVAVEMHVLKAIAYEDRVKIQWVTQSETENLGFYLTRAVTKDGPYERITASLIPGAGTTQVMQSYQYVDRSVAPGQTYYFKVVDVDLKGNVGEHGPVAATVPRVPERFELEQNFPNPFNPETKIGFRVPAEGRVQVKVYNLMGRLVRTLVDGAMTSGRHEVLWDGTDDYGVVMPTGTYLCVMEAEGMRMTKKMVFAR, from the coding sequence ATGGAAGTGAGGATGGTGAAGAAGAGAGGGTGGCCGGCGCGGTGGATGACGCTGGCTGCCATCGTGGCGACGGCTTGGGTGTGGGCGGATGCCTGGGCGCAGGCCCCGGATTTCAGCCACAACCTCTTGGAGTGCCAGGGGAGCGTGGTCGGCCAGCTGGTGCCCGATGTACTCATCTTCGGGATGGCCACCAGAGGGGAAGTCATGACCTTCACTCTCCACATCATCAACAGCGGGTCAGCGGACGTGCCGAGCAGAGATAATCCGCCCATCAGGTTCGAGATTTTCAACTATGCTTCCCGGCTGCAAGAGGTGCAGGTGCTGTCCATTCCGCCGGGCGCCACGGTCAACAGCATAGTGACCGACTCGATCATTGTGGAGAACATCGCCTGCGCGGCGGGTGACACGGTGCGCATCGTGTGGTCAGGCGTGGTGCGCGACCCAGGGCCCGAGCCGCAAGGGTATCGCAACTGGATCTCCACCCACATGACCCCGCAGTACTACGCGACGACACCAGGATGGTATGCACGCCGGGAACCTGCCGCTTACTTCCGCATGGAGGGCGTGCCAGGATCCATCGGCGACCAGGTGTTCGAAGACGTCGATGGCGATGGTGTGCCGGAGGCCGGCGAACCTGGGATAGCAAGGGTGGTGCTCAAGCTCTATCGCGACACGGATGGCAGCGGCACCTTGGACGCGGCAGCGGATGAGTTGGTGGCCAGCACTGCGACCAGCGAGAGCGGCTCCTACCAGTTCACCGGCCTAGTCCCTGGCGTCTACTTTGTGGACGTGGACGAAACGACGCTGCCCCCGGCGATGAGCTTGACCTACGGACATGATCCGGCTGGCCCGATCGAGCTCGCCTATGGGGCCGCCTATGACGAGGCGGACTTTGGCTACCACCGCGACGAGGGGGCGCTGGACTTTGGCGACGCCATCGACCCGCGTTACCCAACCTACCTGGCCAACAATGGGCCGCGTCACCGCATCGGTGACCTCTACCTGGGCGGTTGGGTCAATACCGAAAGCGACTGCAAGCAGACCAACATGGATGAGTGGGATGACGGTGTGGTCTTCTTAGGCTCCAGCCCGATTTCCGGCGGCCGCTACGAGATGCCATACGTCTCCGGCACATGGGGCGCAGTGCAGATTACGGTGCGCGGTGCGCCCCGCCAGACGGCCTATGTAGACGGATGGATCGACTGGAACCTCGACGGCGACTGGGACGATGAGTACGAACACGTCGTGGACGTGGCCGTGCCGATCCCCAACGTCTACGTTGTTGAGTTCTGGGTGCCGGAGGGGGCGCCAGCCGGCGACACCTGGGCGCGGTTCCGCGTGTACGAGCGGGACTATGATTCCTACGTGGGGTTCGCTGAACTCGGCGAGGTTGAGGATTACTTCCTGCTCGACGGGCAAGTGGCAGTCGAGATGCACGTGCTCAAGGCGATTGCCTACGAGGATAGGGTGAAGATTCAGTGGGTGACGCAGAGCGAGACCGAGAACCTCGGCTTCTACCTCACGCGCGCGGTCACCAAGGACGGGCCCTACGAGCGCATCACCGCGTCGCTCATCCCGGGCGCAGGGACGACCCAGGTGATGCAGTCCTACCAGTACGTGGACCGCAGCGTGGCCCCTGGGCAGACCTACTACTTCAAGGTTGTGGATGTGGACCTGAAGGGGAACGTCGGCGAGCACGGGCCGGTGGCTGCAACAGTGCCGCGCGTGCCGGAGAGGTTCGAGTTGGAGCAGAACTTCCCCAACCCCTTCAACCCGGAGACCAAGATCGGCTTCAGGGTGCCTGCCGAGGGACGCGTGCAGGTCAAGGTCTACAACCTGATGGGCCGCCTGGTGCGTACCTTGGTGGACGGCGCCATGACCAGCGGCCGCCACGAAGTGCTCTGGGACGGCACCGATGACTACGGCGTGGTCATGCCTACCGGCACGTACCTGTGCGTCATGGAAGCCGAGGGCATGCGCATGACCAAGAAGATGGTCTTTGCCAGATAG
- a CDS encoding T9SS type A sorting domain-containing protein, with translation MGGRVKWLYALAVAVTLQWAGAAAAGTVDISCASGAKDHTGQWLHGNAFLGTGDLIQVIYVGANGINDIPDDFGNPTGDDELIGVTFVGAGFPLNPDEGKFSGQFTHDCLAHGSVIFARAWNGPSVIEATHYGDSELRTVQLVGGFGAVDFPTWSTDNLVVAVELVSFEALSIPSGIRLKWVTATETENLGFELYRSSKREGTYAKITAKLIPGAGNSQEQRTYVYDDQEVDFDTTYYYRLVDVDFSGHRGFHGPVSGVRKFVPKEYQLHPNFPNPFNPTTTIQFDLKEPGMVSLRIYNMLGQLVRVLVNDKMEAGRYRREWDGRSEYGVAVPSGLYECVLEVNGRRLTRRLLLMK, from the coding sequence ATGGGTGGCAGGGTAAAATGGCTGTACGCGCTCGCAGTCGCAGTGACCCTCCAATGGGCAGGGGCGGCCGCGGCAGGCACCGTTGACATCAGTTGCGCCAGCGGCGCGAAGGACCACACGGGCCAATGGCTGCATGGCAACGCCTTCCTCGGCACCGGTGACCTCATCCAGGTCATCTATGTCGGGGCAAATGGCATCAACGACATCCCGGATGACTTTGGTAATCCCACTGGTGACGATGAGCTCATCGGCGTGACCTTTGTCGGCGCCGGGTTTCCACTGAATCCGGACGAGGGCAAGTTCTCCGGGCAGTTCACTCACGACTGCCTGGCCCACGGGAGCGTCATTTTCGCGCGGGCGTGGAACGGCCCCTCGGTGATCGAAGCGACCCATTACGGCGACTCGGAGCTGCGCACTGTGCAGTTGGTCGGAGGCTTCGGGGCGGTGGATTTCCCCACATGGTCGACCGACAACTTGGTGGTGGCCGTAGAACTGGTCTCCTTCGAGGCCCTCAGCATACCCTCTGGGATTCGCCTGAAATGGGTCACTGCCACAGAGACGGAGAATTTGGGGTTTGAGCTCTACCGTAGCAGCAAGCGCGAAGGGACCTATGCGAAAATCACCGCCAAGCTGATCCCGGGCGCTGGCAACAGTCAGGAACAGCGTACCTATGTCTACGATGACCAGGAGGTGGATTTTGATACGACCTACTACTATCGGCTCGTGGATGTCGACTTTTCCGGTCACCGCGGGTTCCATGGACCGGTGAGCGGTGTGAGGAAGTTTGTGCCCAAAGAGTATCAACTGCACCCCAATTTCCCGAACCCTTTCAACCCGACGACTACCATTCAGTTCGACCTCAAAGAGCCGGGGATGGTGTCGCTCCGCATCTACAACATGCTTGGGCAGTTGGTGCGCGTGCTGGTCAACGACAAGATGGAGGCCGGTCGGTATCGCCGGGAGTGGGATGGGCGGAGCGAGTATGGTGTGGCCGTTCCCTCGGGCCTGTACGAATGCGTGCTGGAGGTGAATGGCCGGCGCCTTACGCGGCGTCTGCTGCTGATGAAATGA
- a CDS encoding sugar transferase, with product MKDDWRDKLLPFEQLMDSKAERIPGNIWCAATGQVVEFDTCEGQSIDWPVLERVIDWRSRRAYEVAKRIMDVVVAAIGLVLCMPLFALVAIAVRLDSPGPVLFKQVRIGQNRRRAQRRNGHLFDRRNGDLKGRPFTIYKFRTMYVNVDDYDWRPKGNGDPRVTRVGRIMRRLCIDELPQLVNVLKGDMSLVGPRPELPHIVQEYNSLEEQRLTVKPGITGLWQLKGPRNERIHDNIHLDLNYVWRRSIWFDLAIMARTILFVLRLRNV from the coding sequence ATGAAAGACGACTGGCGGGACAAGCTACTGCCCTTCGAGCAGCTTATGGATTCCAAGGCGGAGCGCATCCCCGGCAACATCTGGTGCGCCGCCACCGGGCAAGTTGTGGAGTTCGACACGTGCGAGGGACAGAGCATTGATTGGCCGGTTCTGGAACGGGTCATCGACTGGCGATCGCGGCGGGCGTACGAGGTGGCCAAACGCATCATGGACGTGGTGGTGGCGGCAATCGGCCTGGTGTTGTGCATGCCGCTCTTTGCGCTGGTGGCAATAGCAGTGCGTCTTGATTCGCCGGGGCCGGTGCTCTTCAAGCAGGTGCGCATCGGTCAGAACCGCCGGCGAGCGCAGCGCCGCAATGGGCACCTCTTCGATCGCAGGAACGGCGACCTCAAGGGCAGGCCCTTTACCATCTACAAGTTCCGCACCATGTACGTGAACGTAGATGACTACGACTGGCGCCCGAAAGGAAATGGCGACCCCCGGGTGACACGGGTGGGCCGCATCATGCGCCGCCTGTGCATCGACGAGCTGCCGCAATTGGTGAACGTGCTGAAGGGGGACATGAGCCTTGTTGGACCGCGGCCAGAGCTTCCTCACATCGTTCAGGAATACAACTCGCTGGAGGAACAGCGCCTCACGGTCAAGCCGGGCATCACCGGCCTTTGGCAGTTGAAGGGCCCACGGAACGAGAGGATTCACGACAATATCCACTTGGACCTGAACTATGTGTGGCGACGTTCCATCTGGTTCGACTTGGCGATTATGGCGCGCACCATTCTCTTCGTATTGCGCTTGAGAAACGTTTGA
- a CDS encoding PKD domain-containing protein, which produces MKDVTKSSLCSATAIGVGKANGMLRGLTIALMVFVGSVAPLQGGDVLSVQGTRFLLDGKPFEMWGIRVVNALWDDQQTQELLVAMSQYRAYGINTIGVNLQGGSPGFEIDANGKWYSNSAFRSDGSLKPEYMERLRAILERARELDMVVNVGYFYQRQCRKAALTPNLTRDHWDSPAAIYRAVRNATEWLRPYRHVFLDIANEYGHGGYQYPEVFSTAKRPSERVPLAKALVDTVHAVDPQRLCGISPMSDEGIIDVPTADICYTHGHPQPHLSGNRPQVNNEQLNRGSNGVYTEDLKQQITSEAVFERENGNYWFWHSAWIQYYPFNFTLTGSGTEANPGDGWMLDFFASVSNKLSLVITQPTQNRFDLGQAIPYEGEAYDSEGQLITDASAYSWFYDRVGGSENVALGTGRSGTVTFSMPGTYQLRMRVNCAGQTKSKSLTLYAGTQAGHPLPLGVDGRFPAMAVDKYGRAHLVFLGPEGVYYMRFNLSSWSEPERIPGSGGAWARCHNSLDIAADSRGLPHVAWYDGSKVKYSARLGENWSQPVYVATAEKFAITTDTCDNLWVLYRGKYLGSEAPFYRMKTADATSFGDSVLVYYTVTDRTHAYCDIASGPGGDIHLLWRWDNMGEDYDPLYRLYRNGTWQGVENIDNSEGKIGEGLFIAVHPDGTPYVSYWDRAAWVAKRVGASNWQRQRVPGLEWSQVYGSHYPRIAIDGQGRIYVVSHQGDKTLFTDTDRVIYNVSDPTTGWGQAQLIDPAAPTGCGHPAVAAGQNCAHVVWMDKRGSLFHRILGEIPVIESRGYAPMPVIQATPTSGTMPLTVRFDATTSYDLDGRIVSYLWEFGDGDSSWSPVVTHTYLEDGGYEPRLYVTDDQGQTSMTFVYIQVAAIAGEGVVHSITPSTYLPAYVNVGDAYYADRDYRVTSIPQGYEGLLWIKTVNNDKTKSDLAVSFTAGDSVTVYVVHDARVPVPSWLTTGFVQTSDRLGVTDPGCSNFRIWSSRRTYAPGEAITLGPNGSTSGTGSMYVVMVRCTSKPPDLQPRATTVGGDLTLRWKEVPRAEAYYVYRGDSPYFEPQNPIASIRGTEWTDVGAASEEVDRFYVIKAKRPAGAKEAVCRIGKMRRRLSPGLNLVSLPLIPADSSLGEILGARLTGGSNATQADRVLKWTGSGYEVAWLAGGTGTPYDGKWFSQSGGSLSKMKLRTGEGFWVEIRPGHPLVDLTFLGEVCTDSVRVITLNPGYNLIGTCFPTVVDLRETGLRENGVVVGASNMRQADRIMAWNGKDYDIAWLVDRTGTQYDGLWLNEVGSAVADIKLEPGKGYWLHIRNSQGSKVWMFPNPAR; this is translated from the coding sequence CCTGACGATCGCGCTGATGGTGTTCGTCGGGTCTGTTGCGCCACTTCAGGGAGGCGACGTTTTGAGCGTGCAAGGCACACGTTTTCTGCTTGACGGCAAGCCCTTCGAAATGTGGGGTATCCGTGTCGTCAATGCCTTGTGGGATGACCAACAGACCCAGGAGTTACTGGTTGCCATGTCGCAATATCGTGCCTACGGCATTAACACGATCGGCGTCAACCTGCAAGGTGGGAGCCCCGGTTTTGAGATTGATGCCAATGGCAAATGGTACTCCAATAGCGCCTTTCGCTCCGATGGGTCGCTGAAACCCGAGTACATGGAGCGGCTACGGGCCATACTGGAGCGGGCGCGTGAACTGGACATGGTGGTCAACGTGGGTTATTTCTACCAGCGGCAGTGCCGCAAGGCAGCTTTGACCCCAAATTTGACCCGCGACCATTGGGATAGCCCTGCAGCAATCTATCGGGCGGTGCGCAACGCCACGGAGTGGCTGCGTCCCTACCGCCATGTGTTTTTGGACATCGCCAACGAGTACGGGCACGGCGGCTATCAATACCCGGAGGTCTTTTCGACGGCCAAGAGGCCGTCTGAGCGCGTGCCGCTGGCAAAGGCGCTGGTGGACACGGTGCATGCGGTCGACCCGCAGAGGCTATGTGGCATCAGTCCCATGTCCGACGAGGGGATTATCGATGTGCCCACTGCTGACATCTGCTACACGCACGGCCACCCGCAGCCGCACCTGTCCGGCAATAGGCCGCAGGTCAACAATGAGCAATTGAACCGCGGATCCAATGGCGTCTACACCGAGGACCTGAAGCAGCAGATCACGAGCGAGGCGGTGTTTGAGCGCGAAAATGGCAACTACTGGTTCTGGCACAGCGCTTGGATTCAGTACTACCCCTTCAATTTCACCCTCACCGGGAGTGGTACCGAGGCCAATCCTGGCGATGGCTGGATGTTGGACTTTTTCGCTTCCGTGAGCAATAAGCTCTCTCTGGTGATCACCCAGCCGACGCAGAACCGCTTCGACTTGGGACAGGCGATTCCTTATGAAGGGGAGGCTTACGACAGCGAGGGTCAGCTCATCACCGATGCATCGGCGTACAGTTGGTTCTACGACAGAGTGGGTGGTTCTGAGAATGTGGCGCTGGGCACTGGCCGTTCCGGGACCGTCACTTTCAGCATGCCTGGCACTTACCAATTGCGCATGAGGGTCAACTGTGCCGGTCAGACGAAGAGCAAGAGTCTCACCCTCTATGCCGGCACACAAGCCGGGCACCCGTTGCCCCTGGGCGTGGACGGCAGGTTCCCCGCCATGGCAGTGGACAAGTACGGACGCGCACACCTGGTCTTCCTGGGGCCCGAGGGGGTATACTACATGCGCTTCAATCTCTCCAGCTGGAGTGAACCGGAGCGCATCCCTGGGAGCGGGGGCGCCTGGGCCAGGTGCCACAACTCTCTGGACATCGCGGCGGATAGTCGAGGCCTGCCGCATGTGGCCTGGTACGACGGAAGCAAGGTGAAGTACTCGGCGCGCCTTGGCGAAAACTGGTCGCAGCCCGTGTACGTGGCCACTGCCGAAAAGTTCGCCATCACCACAGACACCTGCGACAACCTCTGGGTGCTCTATCGGGGCAAGTACCTTGGGAGCGAAGCCCCGTTCTATCGCATGAAGACCGCCGACGCCACCAGCTTTGGCGATTCGGTGCTCGTCTACTACACGGTCACCGACCGCACACACGCGTATTGCGACATTGCCTCTGGGCCGGGCGGCGACATCCACCTTCTCTGGCGGTGGGATAACATGGGCGAGGATTATGACCCCCTGTACCGCCTCTATCGCAATGGCACCTGGCAAGGGGTCGAAAACATCGACAACTCCGAAGGCAAGATTGGCGAGGGTCTGTTCATCGCCGTGCACCCAGACGGTACTCCGTACGTGAGCTATTGGGACAGGGCTGCCTGGGTTGCCAAGCGGGTGGGTGCGAGCAATTGGCAGCGCCAGCGCGTGCCAGGCTTGGAGTGGAGCCAGGTGTACGGCAGCCATTATCCTCGCATAGCTATTGACGGACAAGGGCGCATCTACGTGGTCAGTCACCAAGGGGACAAGACCCTCTTCACCGACACTGACCGGGTTATCTACAACGTCTCCGACCCCACAACTGGGTGGGGCCAGGCGCAGCTCATCGACCCGGCGGCCCCCACCGGATGCGGACACCCAGCAGTGGCTGCCGGCCAAAACTGTGCGCACGTGGTGTGGATGGACAAGCGTGGGAGTCTGTTCCATCGCATTCTGGGTGAAATCCCAGTGATAGAGAGCAGGGGGTACGCCCCCATGCCGGTGATCCAGGCCACGCCCACTTCTGGGACTATGCCGCTCACCGTGAGGTTCGACGCGACCACTTCCTACGACCTGGACGGGCGCATCGTGTCCTACCTGTGGGAATTTGGCGACGGGGACAGCTCCTGGTCGCCGGTGGTAACCCACACCTATTTGGAGGACGGAGGTTATGAGCCACGCCTCTACGTGACTGACGACCAGGGGCAGACCTCGATGACCTTCGTCTACATCCAGGTAGCGGCAATTGCCGGCGAAGGAGTCGTTCACTCCATTACGCCGAGCACCTACTTACCCGCTTACGTCAACGTGGGCGATGCCTACTACGCCGACCGGGATTACCGGGTAACAAGCATTCCCCAAGGCTATGAGGGTCTGCTCTGGATCAAGACCGTCAACAATGACAAAACGAAGAGCGACCTGGCCGTGTCTTTCACCGCTGGGGACTCCGTGACCGTCTACGTGGTCCATGACGCGCGCGTGCCGGTGCCCTCGTGGCTGACCACTGGCTTTGTGCAGACAAGTGACCGGCTGGGAGTGACTGATCCGGGTTGCAGCAATTTTCGTATCTGGAGCTCGCGGCGGACATATGCTCCCGGGGAGGCGATCACGCTTGGTCCAAACGGAAGCACATCAGGCACGGGGAGCATGTACGTGGTCATGGTGCGCTGCACGAGCAAACCGCCGGATCTGCAGCCTCGCGCCACCACGGTGGGTGGCGACCTCACCTTACGATGGAAGGAAGTGCCCCGTGCTGAGGCGTACTACGTCTATCGCGGAGACTCCCCCTATTTTGAGCCGCAGAATCCCATCGCCTCCATTCGCGGCACCGAGTGGACGGACGTAGGCGCTGCCTCGGAGGAGGTGGACCGTTTCTACGTCATAAAGGCTAAGCGTCCTGCTGGCGCCAAAGAGGCTGTATGCCGCATCGGCAAAATGCGCCGCCGGTTGAGTCCCGGCCTCAATCTGGTCTCTCTCCCCCTGATCCCTGCCGACTCCTCCTTGGGCGAGATACTCGGGGCTCGGCTGACCGGCGGATCGAACGCCACCCAGGCCGATCGGGTGCTCAAATGGACCGGCAGCGGCTACGAGGTTGCGTGGTTGGCGGGCGGCACCGGCACCCCGTACGATGGCAAGTGGTTCTCCCAGTCCGGCGGCTCCTTGAGCAAGATGAAGCTGCGTACCGGCGAGGGTTTTTGGGTGGAGATCCGGCCAGGCCATCCCCTGGTCGACCTTACTTTCCTCGGGGAAGTGTGCACCGACTCGGTGCGGGTGATCACGCTGAATCCGGGATACAATCTCATCGGCACCTGCTTTCCCACCGTCGTTGACCTGCGCGAGACCGGCCTGCGGGAGAATGGGGTTGTGGTGGGTGCCTCCAACATGCGCCAGGCCGACCGCATCATGGCCTGGAACGGCAAGGACTATGACATTGCCTGGCTGGTCGACAGAACGGGTACGCAGTACGATGGGCTCTGGCTGAACGAGGTGGGGTCGGCAGTGGCCGACATCAAGCTGGAACCGGGAAAGGGATACTGGCTGCACATCAGGAACAGTCAGGGCAGCAAGGTGTGGATGTTCCCCAATCCCGCGCGGTGA